In a genomic window of Streptomyces sp. SJL17-4:
- a CDS encoding DUF4097 family beta strand repeat-containing protein, whose amino-acid sequence MQKFATSAAITTVLDIPAGRIQLVASDRADATVEVRPANAAKGNDVKAAEEMTVEFTDGVLRIAAAPAKNRILGDSGSVEVTVQLPAGSRVEAKTAAADLRGVGQLGDVVFEGAQGTVELDGAASARLALQAGDITVGRLGGPAEITTQQGDLRVTEATRGTVVLRTESGAIAVGAARGVSATLNAGTAYGRVHNALANTEGAGAALTIHATTSYGDITATSL is encoded by the coding sequence ATGCAGAAGTTCGCCACCTCCGCCGCCATCACCACCGTCCTCGACATCCCCGCCGGCCGCATCCAGCTCGTCGCCTCCGACCGCGCCGACGCCACCGTCGAGGTCCGCCCCGCGAACGCCGCCAAGGGCAACGACGTGAAGGCCGCCGAGGAGATGACCGTCGAGTTCACCGACGGCGTCCTGCGGATCGCCGCCGCCCCCGCGAAGAACCGGATCCTCGGCGACTCCGGGTCCGTCGAGGTCACCGTCCAGCTCCCGGCCGGCTCCCGCGTCGAGGCCAAGACCGCAGCCGCCGACCTCCGCGGCGTCGGACAGCTCGGCGACGTCGTCTTCGAGGGCGCCCAGGGCACCGTCGAGCTCGACGGGGCCGCGAGCGCCCGACTGGCCCTCCAGGCCGGCGACATCACCGTCGGCCGCCTCGGCGGCCCCGCCGAGATCACCACCCAGCAGGGCGACCTCCGCGTCACCGAAGCCACCCGGGGCACCGTCGTCCTGCGCACCGAGTCCGGCGCCATCGCCGTCGGCGCCGCCCGCGGCGTCTCCGCCACCCTCAACGCCGGAACCGCCTACGGCCGCGTCCACAACGCCCTCGCCAACACCGAAGGCGCCGGCGCCGCACTCACCATCCACGCCACCACCTCCTACGGCGACATCACCGCCACCAGCCTCTGA
- a CDS encoding LacI family DNA-binding transcriptional regulator, whose product MTVTLADVAARARVSPATVSRVLNGNYPVAESTRERVLRAVDELDYVLNGPASSLAAATSDLVGVLVNDIADPFFGIMASAAQSAIGEGGSGRGGGEKLAVVCNTGGSPERELTYLTLLQRQRAAAVILMGGSLEDPEHLAATTGKLAKLAEAGTRVVLCGRPPVTGDANAAALVFDNRGGARRLTEHLLGLGHRRIGYAAGPADRTTTRHRLEGHRAALTAAGVAEGPTVHGAYDRRAGYEATAELLARDPDLTAVVAANDTVALGVCAALRERGLSIPGDVSVAGFDDLPFSVDAVPSLTTVHLPLHEAGARAGRLAMGTEDPPAGGLARVPAELVVRGSTGRPRG is encoded by the coding sequence ATGACCGTCACCCTGGCGGACGTGGCCGCTCGCGCACGGGTCTCGCCCGCCACCGTCTCCCGCGTCCTCAACGGCAACTACCCGGTCGCCGAGTCGACCCGCGAGCGGGTCCTGCGGGCCGTGGACGAGCTGGACTACGTGCTCAACGGGCCCGCCAGCTCCCTCGCCGCCGCGACCTCCGACCTCGTCGGCGTCCTCGTCAACGACATCGCCGACCCCTTCTTCGGGATCATGGCGAGCGCGGCGCAGAGCGCCATCGGGGAGGGCGGATCGGGGCGCGGCGGCGGCGAGAAACTCGCCGTCGTCTGCAACACCGGCGGCTCCCCCGAGCGCGAACTGACCTACCTCACCCTGCTCCAGCGACAGCGGGCAGCGGCCGTGATCCTCATGGGCGGCTCCCTGGAGGACCCCGAGCACCTCGCGGCGACGACCGGCAAGCTGGCCAAGCTGGCGGAGGCGGGGACCCGGGTCGTGCTGTGCGGGCGGCCGCCGGTCACCGGCGACGCGAACGCTGCCGCGCTGGTCTTCGACAACCGGGGCGGCGCGCGCCGCCTCACCGAGCACCTGCTCGGACTCGGCCACCGGCGCATCGGTTACGCGGCCGGCCCGGCCGACCGGACGACGACCCGGCACCGCCTGGAGGGCCACCGGGCGGCGCTCACGGCGGCGGGGGTCGCGGAGGGGCCGACCGTCCACGGCGCGTACGACCGACGGGCCGGCTACGAGGCCACGGCCGAACTCCTCGCCCGCGACCCGGACCTCACGGCGGTCGTCGCCGCCAACGACACGGTCGCTCTCGGCGTCTGCGCGGCCCTGCGGGAGCGCGGCCTGTCGATCCCGGGCGACGTGTCCGTGGCGGGCTTCGACGACCTCCCGTTCTCGGTGGACGCGGTCCCGTCCCTGACGACGGTCCACCTGCCGCTGCACGAGGCGGGGGCCCGAGCGGGCCGCCTGGCGATGGGCACGGAGGACCCCCCGGCGGGCGGCCTGGCCCGCGTCCCGGCGGAGCTGGTGGTACGGGGGTCCACGGGGCGGCCTCGGGGGTAG
- a CDS encoding Gfo/Idh/MocA family oxidoreductase, with the protein MTRRTVRIAMNGVTGRMGHRQHLVRSILALREQGGLDLGNGETLWPEPVLVGRREPALRALAERHGLTEWSTDLDAVLADDTVDIYFDAQVTSARAEAITKAVHAGKHIYTEKPTAADLAGALELARLATEKGVKHGVVQDKLFLPGLLKLKRLIDGGFFGEILSVRGEFGYWVFEGDWQDAQRPSWNYRAQDGGGIVVDMFPHWEYVLHELFGRVTSVTAQVATHVPRRWDEQGKPYEATADDAAYGIFQLEGGAIAQINSSWTVRVNRDELVEFQVDGTHGSAVAGLRNCRVQHRSATPKPVWNPDIPATEPFREQWQEVPDNAEFDNGFKAQWELFLRHVALDEPYHWDLLAGARGVQLAELGLKSAAEGRRLDVPEVSL; encoded by the coding sequence GTGACACGCAGGACAGTCCGCATCGCCATGAACGGCGTCACCGGGCGCATGGGACACCGCCAGCACCTCGTCCGCTCGATCCTCGCCCTGCGCGAACAGGGCGGCCTCGACCTCGGCAACGGCGAGACCCTCTGGCCCGAGCCGGTCCTCGTCGGCCGCCGCGAGCCCGCCCTGCGCGCACTCGCCGAGCGCCACGGACTCACCGAGTGGTCCACCGACCTCGACGCCGTCCTCGCCGACGACACCGTCGACATCTACTTCGACGCCCAGGTCACCTCCGCCCGCGCCGAGGCGATCACCAAGGCCGTCCACGCCGGCAAGCACATCTACACCGAGAAGCCCACGGCCGCCGACCTCGCCGGCGCCCTGGAGCTCGCCCGGCTCGCCACCGAGAAGGGCGTCAAGCACGGCGTCGTCCAGGACAAGCTGTTCCTGCCGGGCCTTCTCAAGCTCAAGCGCCTCATCGACGGCGGCTTCTTCGGCGAGATCCTGTCCGTACGGGGCGAGTTCGGCTACTGGGTCTTCGAGGGCGACTGGCAGGACGCCCAGCGCCCCAGCTGGAACTACCGCGCGCAGGACGGCGGCGGCATCGTCGTCGACATGTTCCCGCACTGGGAGTACGTGCTCCACGAGCTGTTCGGCCGTGTCACCTCCGTCACCGCCCAGGTCGCCACCCACGTCCCGCGCCGCTGGGACGAGCAGGGCAAGCCGTACGAGGCCACCGCCGACGACGCCGCGTACGGCATCTTCCAGCTGGAGGGCGGCGCGATCGCCCAGATCAACTCCTCCTGGACGGTCCGGGTCAACCGCGACGAACTCGTCGAGTTCCAGGTCGACGGCACCCACGGCTCCGCCGTCGCCGGCCTGCGCAACTGCCGCGTCCAGCACCGCTCGGCCACCCCCAAGCCCGTCTGGAACCCCGACATCCCGGCGACCGAGCCCTTCCGCGAGCAGTGGCAGGAGGTCCCCGACAACGCCGAGTTCGACAACGGCTTCAAGGCCCAGTGGGAGCTGTTCCTGCGGCACGTCGCCCTCGACGAGCCGTACCACTGGGACCTCCTCGCCGGCGCCCGCGGCGTCCAGCTCGCCGAACTCGGCCTGAAGTCCGCCGCCGAGGGCCGTCGTCTCGACGTGCCGGAGGTCAGCCTGTGA
- a CDS encoding dihydrodipicolinate synthase family protein, with the protein MIRLPELGGGVREYVPRAEPLAVSSGGPLTSRTVFSAAHVVADPYADTTPDSPAAVDWDATLAFRRHLWSHGLGVAEAMDTAQRGMGLDWAGAAELIRRSAAEAKAVGGRIACGVGTDQLTGPAGLVEVRKAYEEQLALVEETGSQAILMASRALAAAASGPEDYLDLYGHLLRQSSEPVILHWLGPMFDPALDGYWGTTDLDAATDTFLEVIAAHPDKVDGIKVSLLDARREVELRRRLPEGVRCYTGDDFHYPELIAGDEQGFSHALLGIFDPLAPLAAEAVRALDTGDVHAFRATLDPTVALSRHLFQAPTRFYKTGVVLLAWLAGHQDHFTMVGGLHSARSLPHLAKAYELADGLGLFPDPALAEDRMRSLLTVQGGLR; encoded by the coding sequence GTGATCCGCCTTCCCGAACTCGGCGGCGGCGTACGGGAGTACGTGCCCCGAGCCGAACCGCTCGCGGTCTCGTCCGGCGGCCCGCTGACCTCCCGTACGGTCTTCTCCGCCGCGCACGTGGTCGCCGACCCGTACGCCGACACGACCCCCGACTCGCCCGCCGCCGTCGACTGGGACGCCACCCTGGCCTTCCGCCGTCACCTCTGGTCCCACGGACTCGGGGTCGCCGAGGCCATGGACACCGCGCAGCGCGGGATGGGCCTGGACTGGGCCGGGGCGGCCGAGCTGATCCGCCGCAGCGCGGCGGAGGCGAAGGCGGTCGGCGGCCGGATCGCCTGCGGCGTCGGCACGGACCAACTCACGGGTCCGGCGGGCCTGGTGGAGGTCCGCAAGGCGTACGAGGAGCAGCTCGCGCTCGTCGAGGAGACCGGCTCCCAGGCCATCCTGATGGCCTCCCGCGCCCTCGCGGCGGCGGCGTCGGGGCCTGAGGACTACCTGGACCTGTACGGCCATCTCCTCCGCCAGTCGAGCGAGCCGGTGATCCTGCACTGGCTCGGCCCGATGTTCGACCCGGCGCTCGACGGGTACTGGGGCACGACGGACCTGGACGCGGCGACGGACACATTCCTGGAGGTCATCGCCGCACACCCGGACAAGGTCGACGGCATCAAGGTCTCCCTCCTGGACGCCCGGCGCGAGGTCGAACTGCGCCGCCGCCTCCCGGAGGGCGTGCGCTGCTACACGGGCGACGACTTCCACTACCCGGAGCTCATCGCGGGCGACGAACAGGGCTTCAGCCACGCCCTGCTGGGCATCTTCGACCCGCTGGCACCGCTCGCGGCGGAGGCGGTACGGGCTCTGGACACGGGTGATGTCCACGCCTTCCGTGCCACCCTGGACCCGACGGTCGCCCTCTCCCGCCACCTGTTCCAGGCTCCGACCCGCTTCTACAAGACGGGCGTCGTCCTGCTGGCCTGGCTGGCCGGCCACCAGGACCACTTCACGATGGTCGGCGGCCTGCACTCCGCCCGCTCGCTGCCGCACTTGGCAAAGGCGTACGAACTGGCTGACGGACTGGGCCTGTTCCCCGATCCGGCCCTGGCGGAGGACCGCATGCGCTCCCTCCTGACGGTCCAGGGAGGCCTGCGATGA
- a CDS encoding sugar phosphate isomerase/epimerase family protein, with translation MNLDRFSINQMTVKQLSLPDLVTHCVRLGVPGVGLWREPVQEYGVEAAAALVRDAGLTVTTLCRGGFFTTDGWETENRAAIDEAATLGTDTVVLVSGGLTPAFPDLPSARARITEAIGTLAPYAAERGIRLAIEPLHPMYAADRCAVSTLDQALAIAEQFPPEQVGVVVDTYHLWWDDRAPAAVERAGAGGRIHSFQLADWTTPLPAGVLTGRGQLGDGTIDLRAWADLTEKAGWTGPVEVEIFNDALWSRDGAEVLEETLERFLEV, from the coding sequence ATGAACCTCGACCGCTTCAGCATCAACCAGATGACGGTCAAGCAGCTGTCCCTCCCGGACCTGGTCACCCACTGCGTCCGGCTCGGCGTCCCGGGCGTGGGCCTGTGGCGCGAGCCGGTCCAGGAGTACGGCGTCGAGGCCGCGGCGGCCCTCGTCCGGGACGCGGGCCTGACCGTCACGACCCTCTGCCGGGGCGGCTTCTTCACCACGGACGGCTGGGAGACGGAGAACCGGGCGGCGATCGACGAGGCGGCGACCCTCGGCACGGACACCGTCGTCCTGGTCTCCGGCGGCCTCACCCCCGCCTTCCCCGACCTGCCCTCGGCCCGCGCCCGCATCACCGAGGCGATCGGCACGCTGGCCCCCTACGCGGCCGAACGCGGCATCCGCCTCGCGATCGAGCCCCTCCACCCGATGTACGCCGCCGACCGCTGCGCCGTCTCCACCCTGGACCAGGCGCTGGCCATCGCCGAGCAGTTCCCGCCCGAGCAGGTGGGCGTGGTGGTCGACACGTACCACCTCTGGTGGGACGACCGCGCCCCGGCGGCGGTGGAACGCGCGGGCGCGGGAGGCCGCATCCACTCCTTCCAACTGGCCGACTGGACCACCCCGCTCCCGGCGGGCGTCCTCACGGGCCGAGGCCAACTGGGCGACGGCACGATCGACCTCCGGGCCTGGGCGGACCTGACGGAGAAGGCGGGCTGGACGGGCCCGGTGGAGGTGGAGATCTTCAACGACGCCCTATGGTCCAGGGACGGCGCGGAGGTTCTGGAGGAGACCCTGGAAAGGTTCCTGGAGGTCTGA
- a CDS encoding PIN domain nuclease has translation MISYLIDTSAYVHLGTDPSAQRRWDAEIETGAIGMCEATRTEILFSSVSADDRDEIGEGLTAMFAPVRVPKDAWRWVETAQYKLTQKGQHRAAGVVDLLICATAVHHGLTILHGDNDFATVARVLKDVEQQDVRRLGG, from the coding sequence GTGATCTCGTACCTCATCGACACCAGCGCGTACGTCCACCTCGGCACCGATCCCTCCGCACAGCGGCGCTGGGACGCCGAGATCGAGACCGGTGCCATCGGCATGTGCGAGGCCACCCGGACGGAGATCCTCTTCAGCTCCGTCAGCGCGGACGACCGCGATGAGATCGGAGAAGGCCTCACCGCGATGTTCGCGCCGGTGCGCGTCCCCAAGGACGCATGGCGATGGGTGGAGACCGCCCAGTACAAGCTGACGCAGAAGGGACAGCACCGTGCGGCGGGCGTCGTCGATCTCCTGATCTGCGCCACGGCGGTCCATCACGGGTTGACCATCCTGCACGGGGACAACGACTTCGCCACGGTCGCCCGTGTCCTCAAGGACGTCGAGCAACAGGACGTGCGGCGCCTGGGCGGGTGA
- a CDS encoding type II toxin-antitoxin system VapB family antitoxin: MGVTNVDVDDVVLAEAAKLLGTTTKKDTINTALEEVIRRHRRRAAYQRLAERGARGELESTRRAWEARKAAQHGEGAE, from the coding sequence ATGGGTGTGACCAACGTGGACGTGGACGACGTCGTACTCGCCGAGGCCGCGAAACTGCTCGGGACCACCACGAAGAAGGACACGATCAACACGGCGCTCGAAGAGGTCATAAGGCGCCATCGCCGCAGGGCCGCGTACCAGCGGCTCGCGGAGCGGGGCGCACGAGGTGAACTGGAGTCCACCCGCCGGGCGTGGGAAGCCCGCAAGGCCGCCCAGCACGGCGAGGGCGCGGAGTGA
- a CDS encoding ATP-dependent RecD-like DNA helicase — translation MSNEGRGPGSAVLEGVLERITYANEESGYTVARVDTGRGAGDLLTVVGALLGAQPGESLRMEGRWGSHPQYGKQFTVENYTTLLPATIQGIRRYLGSGLVKGIGPVFADRITQHFGLDTLQILEEAPARLIEVPGLGPKRTKKISAAWEEQKAIKEVMVFLQGVGVSTSIAVRIYKKYGDASISVVRNQPYRLAADVWGIGFLTADKIAQAVGIPHDSPDRVKAGLQYALSQSSDQGHCFLPEERLIADAVKLLQVDTGLVIECLAELAEDPEGVVRETVPGPEGTPVTAVYLIPFHRAELSLAGQLRRLLRAEEDRMPGFRDVAWDKALAWLADRTGASLAPEQEEAVRLALTRKVAVLTGGPGCGKSFTVRSIVELARAKKAKVVLAAPTGRAAKRLAELTGAEASTVHRLLELKPGGDAAYDRDRPLDADLVVVDEASMLDLLLANKLVKAVAPGAHLLLVGDVDQLPSVGAGEVLGDLLAPGSPVPAVRLTRIFRQAQESGVVTNAHRINAGTPPKTEGLPDFFLFVEEETEDAARVAVDVAARRIPAKFGLDPRRDVQVLAPMHRGPAGAGSLNGLLQQVITPARPDLPEKRFGGRVFRVGDKVTQIRNNYDKGANGVFNGTVGVVTQLDPVEQKLTVRTDEDEEVPYDFDELDELAHAYAVTIHRSQGSEYPAVVIPVTMSAWMMLQRNLLYTAVTRAKKLVVLVGSRRAIAQAVRTVSAGRRFTALAFRLTGGAPV, via the coding sequence ATGTCCAACGAAGGTCGTGGGCCGGGTTCGGCCGTGCTCGAAGGGGTCCTTGAGCGGATCACCTACGCGAACGAGGAGAGCGGGTACACGGTCGCGCGCGTCGACACCGGGCGGGGGGCCGGGGACCTGCTCACCGTGGTCGGGGCGCTGCTCGGGGCGCAGCCGGGGGAGTCGCTGCGGATGGAGGGCCGTTGGGGTTCGCATCCGCAGTACGGCAAGCAGTTCACCGTCGAGAACTACACGACCCTGCTGCCCGCCACGATCCAGGGCATCCGCCGCTATCTCGGCTCGGGTCTGGTCAAGGGCATCGGCCCCGTCTTCGCCGATCGCATCACCCAGCACTTCGGCCTGGACACCCTCCAGATCCTGGAGGAGGCCCCGGCCCGGCTGATCGAGGTCCCGGGCCTCGGTCCGAAGCGCACGAAGAAGATCAGCGCGGCCTGGGAGGAGCAGAAGGCGATCAAGGAGGTGATGGTCTTCCTCCAGGGCGTCGGTGTCTCCACCTCGATCGCGGTCCGGATCTACAAGAAGTACGGGGACGCCTCGATCTCGGTCGTGCGGAACCAGCCCTACCGGCTCGCCGCCGACGTCTGGGGCATCGGCTTCCTCACCGCCGACAAGATCGCCCAGGCTGTGGGCATACCCCACGACAGCCCCGACCGGGTGAAGGCAGGCCTGCAGTACGCCCTCTCGCAGTCCAGCGACCAGGGGCACTGTTTCCTCCCCGAGGAGCGGCTGATCGCGGACGCGGTGAAGCTCCTCCAGGTCGACACCGGACTCGTCATCGAGTGCCTCGCCGAGCTGGCCGAGGACCCCGAGGGGGTCGTACGGGAAACCGTGCCCGGCCCCGAGGGGACGCCCGTCACCGCCGTGTACCTGATCCCCTTCCACCGGGCCGAGCTGTCGCTCGCGGGGCAGCTCCGGCGGCTGCTGCGGGCCGAGGAGGACCGGATGCCGGGCTTCCGGGACGTGGCCTGGGACAAGGCCCTCGCCTGGCTCGCCGACCGGACGGGGGCCTCGCTCGCGCCCGAGCAGGAGGAGGCCGTCCGGCTCGCGCTCACCCGGAAGGTCGCCGTGCTCACCGGCGGCCCCGGCTGCGGCAAGTCGTTCACGGTCCGCTCCATCGTGGAGCTGGCCCGTGCCAAGAAGGCCAAGGTCGTCCTCGCCGCGCCCACCGGCCGGGCGGCCAAGCGGCTCGCCGAGCTGACCGGCGCCGAGGCCTCCACGGTCCACCGGCTCCTCGAACTCAAGCCCGGCGGCGACGCGGCCTACGACCGGGACCGGCCGCTCGACGCCGACCTCGTCGTGGTCGACGAGGCCTCCATGCTCGACCTGCTCCTGGCGAACAAGCTGGTCAAGGCGGTCGCCCCCGGCGCCCATCTGCTCCTCGTGGGCGATGTGGACCAGCTCCCGTCGGTCGGCGCGGGCGAGGTCCTCGGCGATCTGCTCGCCCCGGGAAGCCCCGTACCGGCGGTCCGGCTGACCCGGATCTTCCGGCAGGCGCAGGAGTCCGGCGTCGTCACCAACGCGCACCGGATCAACGCCGGCACCCCGCCGAAGACCGAGGGCCTGCCGGACTTCTTCCTCTTCGTCGAGGAGGAGACCGAGGACGCCGCCCGGGTAGCCGTGGACGTCGCGGCCCGGCGGATTCCGGCCAAGTTCGGCCTCGACCCCCGCCGTGACGTCCAGGTCCTCGCACCGATGCACCGGGGCCCGGCCGGCGCGGGCTCGCTCAACGGACTGCTCCAGCAGGTCATCACTCCGGCCCGCCCCGATCTGCCGGAGAAGCGGTTCGGCGGCCGGGTCTTCCGCGTCGGCGACAAGGTCACCCAGATCAGGAACAACTACGACAAGGGGGCCAACGGGGTCTTCAACGGCACGGTCGGCGTCGTGACGCAGCTGGACCCCGTCGAGCAGAAGCTGACCGTACGGACGGACGAGGACGAGGAGGTGCCGTACGACTTCGACGAGCTGGACGAGCTCGCCCACGCGTACGCGGTCACCATCCACCGTTCGCAGGGCAGTGAGTATCCGGCCGTGGTGATCCCGGTCACCATGAGCGCCTGGATGATGCTTCAGCGGAACCTGCTCTACACGGCCGTGACCCGGGCGAAGAAGCTCGTGGTCCTCGTCGGCTCCCGGCGGGCGATCGCCCAGGCGGTCCGCACGGTCTCCGCGGGCAGACGCTTTACCGCACTCGCGTTTCGGCTCACAGGCGGCGCTCCCGTGTGA
- a CDS encoding citrate synthase, translating to MSDNSVVLRYADGEYTYPVVESTVGDKGFDIGKLRAQTGLVTLDSGYGNTAAYKSAITYLDGEQGILRYRGYPIEQLAERSTFLEVAYLLINGELPKVDELATFKNEITQHTLVHEDVKNFFRGFPRDAHPMAMLSSVVSALSTFYQDSHNPFDEEQRHLSTIRLLAKLPTIAAYAYKKSIGHPFVYPRNDLGYVENFLRMTFSVPAQEYDLDPVVVNALDKLLILHADHEQNCSTSTVRLVGSSQANMFASISAGISALWGPLHGGANQSVLEMLEGIKANGGDVDSFIRKVKNKEDGVRLMGFGHRVYKSFDPRAKIIKAAAHDVLSALGKSDELLDIALKLEEHALSDEYFVSRNLYPNVDFYTGLIYRAMGFPTEMFTVLFALGRLPGWIAQWHEMIKEPGSRIGRPRQIYTGEILRDFVPVEAR from the coding sequence GTGAGCGACAACTCTGTAGTACTGCGGTACGCGGACGGTGAATACACCTACCCGGTGGTCGAGAGCACCGTCGGCGACAAGGGCTTCGACATCGGGAAACTCCGAGCCCAGACCGGTCTGGTCACCCTGGACAGCGGATACGGCAACACCGCCGCCTATAAATCCGCGATCACCTACCTCGACGGTGAGCAGGGGATTCTGCGGTACCGCGGCTACCCCATCGAGCAGCTGGCCGAGCGCTCCACCTTCCTTGAGGTGGCGTACCTGCTGATCAACGGTGAGCTGCCCAAGGTCGACGAGCTGGCGACCTTCAAGAACGAGATCACGCAGCACACGCTCGTCCACGAGGACGTCAAGAACTTCTTCCGCGGTTTCCCGCGGGACGCCCACCCGATGGCGATGCTGTCGTCGGTGGTCTCCGCGCTGTCCACCTTCTACCAGGACAGCCACAACCCGTTCGACGAGGAGCAGCGTCACCTCTCCACGATCCGGCTGCTCGCGAAGCTGCCGACGATCGCGGCGTACGCGTACAAGAAGTCGATCGGTCACCCCTTCGTCTACCCGCGCAACGACCTCGGGTACGTCGAGAACTTCCTGCGGATGACCTTCTCGGTCCCGGCGCAGGAGTACGACCTGGACCCGGTCGTCGTCAACGCGCTCGACAAGCTGCTGATCCTGCACGCGGACCACGAGCAGAACTGCTCGACCTCCACCGTGCGTCTGGTCGGCTCCTCGCAGGCGAACATGTTCGCCTCGATCTCCGCCGGCATCTCGGCCCTGTGGGGCCCCCTGCACGGTGGCGCCAACCAGTCGGTCCTGGAGATGCTGGAAGGCATCAAGGCCAACGGCGGCGATGTCGACTCCTTCATCCGCAAGGTGAAGAACAAGGAGGACGGCGTCCGCCTGATGGGCTTCGGCCACCGGGTGTACAAGTCCTTCGACCCGCGCGCCAAGATCATCAAGGCGGCGGCGCACGATGTCCTCTCGGCCCTCGGCAAGTCCGACGAGCTGCTGGACATCGCGCTCAAGCTGGAGGAGCACGCGCTCTCCGACGAGTACTTCGTCTCGCGCAACCTCTACCCCAACGTGGACTTCTACACGGGCCTCATCTACCGCGCGATGGGCTTCCCGACCGAGATGTTCACCGTGCTCTTCGCGCTCGGCCGCCTGCCCGGCTGGATCGCCCAGTGGCACGAGATGATCAAGGAGCCCGGCTCCCGCATCGGCCGCCCGCGCCAGATCTACACCGGCGAGATCCTCCGCGACTTCGTCCCGGTCGAGGCCCGCTGA